A single Methylomonas sp. AM2-LC DNA region contains:
- a CDS encoding class I adenylate cyclase — MNRLPPIHLGAPGEEIGKKDLLAITQRFKYFNFCRLQRLQEFLQPKQYEFLQLLPLLLHINHPLLPGFVSSSTPQGISGYHPDKLTLSIARQFSRSFDYKPQLSKKPQLYSVFLMGSVGSMAFSKHSDIDIWLCHQPDLNAVELDLLTGKLQELEKWAASLKIEAHFFLINNEKFKRGENAPISADSSGYTQHFLLLEEFYRTAIYIAGRIPVWWLVPPSQELKYAEYVQHLLANRFVTDYDLIDLGGLQHMPLTEFVSATLWQIFKSLNSPHKSLLKLFLMESYASEFPQQQWLCVSLKQAIYLGEFSVDSLDPYWLIYSKVQSYLQARQAPERLQLARECFHLKIMGASDAELDPKTRLLRNDYLHNVAAQWDWPAGLLDKMGRQRFWTIEKACVQHSIIREELQQCLRMMLKLVGNPVDHNYLEHHDLKVISRKLRVALDALPEKVEVLTTRSMVQDSVPMLLLVEKPQLSGESVWHLYRESRSSAAGNSQSIKQAGSLIELLCWLVVNGLYHKHINLKLVSATLQLSQNDLNALVSEINAFLSTHLSGAADSLEVYTQPSHCVATLLAVNLTVQPHFDANGQLHISKRFDAFSYGEERLSLLETVTKIAVSSWGEVSLYSASGLAACLESMLAIFNTTPQPITTDQLVVLCYTPALAKSICERIRQLFAVFQTCFVQSGKLLRNRYFMAAENVYYVFQYVENLLNYTCLHNQAELLKELGRAQTEFSLPVFDAWVLEQTCIPALYKQIQPGSLQLFYAVGSESVSVYIIDEKAALFIAQHTKAHPQQVLKQYALFLGTLALQAKMPAIAEIKCFEIQKQANRTLNLQAVNFKLDQSALTMRVGIRYSATTNSYVLYCNEDTFAFEDAQSFKAVKQQIFSFRQSRDDFPIYLTDIDVPPRVLGVDAAEKLQTVHYLRYKQKLEERLNMHGEL, encoded by the coding sequence TTGAATCGTCTTCCTCCTATCCATTTAGGCGCTCCTGGCGAAGAAATCGGTAAAAAGGATTTGCTCGCCATTACTCAGCGCTTTAAATACTTTAATTTTTGCCGCTTACAACGTTTGCAAGAATTTTTGCAACCCAAACAGTATGAGTTTTTACAGTTATTACCTTTACTGTTACACATTAATCATCCGCTGTTACCGGGATTTGTTTCTTCTAGCACTCCGCAGGGTATTTCCGGATACCATCCAGACAAACTGACACTGAGCATTGCCCGGCAATTTTCCAGAAGTTTTGACTATAAACCGCAACTGAGCAAAAAGCCACAACTGTACAGTGTGTTTTTGATGGGCAGTGTGGGGAGCATGGCTTTTTCCAAGCACAGTGATATCGATATTTGGTTATGTCATCAACCCGATCTGAATGCAGTAGAACTCGATTTACTGACTGGCAAATTACAAGAACTGGAAAAATGGGCTGCCAGTTTAAAAATTGAAGCCCATTTTTTTTTAATCAATAACGAAAAATTTAAACGTGGCGAAAATGCGCCAATTTCTGCCGATAGTAGCGGTTATACCCAACATTTTTTATTATTGGAAGAATTTTATCGTACCGCAATTTATATAGCAGGGCGGATTCCAGTGTGGTGGTTAGTGCCGCCCAGTCAAGAGTTGAAGTATGCTGAATATGTGCAGCATTTACTGGCTAATCGCTTTGTTACTGATTATGATCTGATTGATTTAGGCGGCTTGCAGCATATGCCGCTAACCGAGTTTGTGAGTGCAACGCTTTGGCAAATCTTTAAATCCCTTAATTCACCCCATAAATCGCTATTAAAGCTGTTTTTGATGGAAAGTTATGCAAGTGAGTTTCCGCAGCAACAGTGGTTATGTGTCAGTTTGAAGCAGGCAATTTACTTAGGTGAGTTTAGTGTGGATAGTCTCGATCCTTATTGGCTGATTTACAGTAAGGTTCAATCTTATTTGCAAGCACGGCAGGCTCCAGAACGCTTGCAATTAGCCAGGGAATGTTTTCATTTGAAAATTATGGGGGCCAGCGATGCCGAACTAGACCCGAAAACGCGTTTGCTGCGTAACGATTATTTACATAATGTTGCAGCGCAATGGGATTGGCCTGCGGGTTTGTTAGATAAAATGGGTAGGCAACGCTTTTGGACTATTGAAAAAGCCTGTGTTCAACATAGTATTATTCGCGAGGAGCTACAGCAGTGTTTGCGTATGATGCTTAAGCTGGTCGGTAATCCTGTCGATCATAATTATCTGGAACATCATGATTTAAAAGTGATAAGCCGTAAGCTGCGCGTTGCCTTGGATGCGTTGCCGGAAAAAGTAGAAGTGTTAACCACGCGTAGCATGGTGCAGGACAGTGTACCCATGCTGTTATTGGTGGAGAAGCCGCAATTGTCAGGCGAGAGTGTCTGGCACTTATACCGGGAAAGCCGCTCCAGTGCTGCTGGTAACTCTCAGTCTATCAAGCAGGCTGGCAGTTTAATCGAGCTTTTGTGCTGGTTGGTGGTTAATGGTTTATATCATAAACACATTAATTTAAAACTGGTGTCAGCTACTTTACAGTTAAGCCAAAACGATCTAAATGCACTGGTGAGTGAAATTAATGCGTTTTTAAGCACGCATTTATCGGGTGCGGCTGATAGTCTGGAAGTTTATACTCAACCCAGTCATTGTGTTGCAACGTTATTAGCGGTTAATTTAACGGTACAACCGCATTTCGATGCCAATGGTCAGTTGCATATCAGTAAACGTTTCGATGCTTTTAGTTATGGGGAAGAGCGGCTAAGTTTGTTGGAAACGGTAACGAAAATTGCTGTATCCAGTTGGGGAGAGGTGAGTTTATATTCTGCTAGCGGATTAGCCGCCTGTTTGGAGAGTATGCTGGCTATTTTTAATACGACTCCACAACCCATAACAACTGACCAGCTTGTGGTATTGTGTTATACACCGGCACTTGCCAAGAGTATTTGCGAACGCATTCGACAGTTGTTTGCTGTTTTTCAAACCTGTTTTGTACAGTCAGGAAAACTTTTGCGTAACCGCTATTTTATGGCTGCTGAAAATGTATATTATGTCTTTCAATATGTTGAAAACTTACTCAACTATACCTGTTTGCATAATCAAGCCGAATTACTGAAAGAACTCGGTCGCGCTCAAACTGAGTTTTCATTGCCTGTGTTCGATGCTTGGGTTTTGGAACAGACCTGTATACCAGCACTCTATAAACAGATACAACCCGGTTCATTGCAATTGTTTTATGCCGTTGGTAGCGAATCTGTCAGTGTTTATATCATTGATGAAAAAGCAGCATTGTTCATTGCGCAACATACTAAGGCTCATCCCCAGCAAGTTCTAAAACAATATGCCTTGTTTTTAGGCACTCTGGCGTTACAGGCAAAAATGCCCGCTATCGCCGAGATTAAATGCTTCGAAATACAAAAACAGGCTAATCGTACACTGAATTTACAAGCGGTGAATTTTAAGCTGGATCAGAGTGCGCTGACTATGCGTGTAGGCATTCGTTATTCGGCAACAACTAACAGTTATGTATTGTATTGCAATGAAGATACTTTTGCCTTTGAAGATGCACAAAGTTTCAAGGCTGTTAAGCAGCAAATATTTAGTTTTCGGCAAAGTCGTGATGATTTTCCAATTTATCTGACCGATATTGATGTGCCTCCCCGGGTGTTAGGGGTAGACGCTGCCGAAAAATTACAAACTGTGCATTATTTACGCTACAAACAAAAGCTGGAAGAACGTTTGAATATGCATGGTGAGCTGTAG
- the argH gene encoding argininosuccinate lyase has translation MTTVNTEKLSSARFAEATDAFVEEFTASVGFDWRMAQQDIQGSLAHAAMLCKIGILTEQELADIQRGLAQISEEIQRGEFVWSVKQEDVHMNIEARLTDLIGIAGKKLHTGRSRNDQVATDIRLYLRSEITTIQQQLRRLQLALLTVAEREADTIMPGFTHLQVAQPVTFGHHLMAWFEMLSRDHERLQDCYKRVNIMPLGAAALAGTSYPLDRFMTAELLGFSRPSNNSLDSVSDRDFAIEFAAVGSLIMLHLSRFSEELVLWASAQFNFIDIPDAFCTGSSIMPQKKNPDVPELVRGKSGRVTGHLMSLLMLMKSQPLAYNKDNQEDKEPLFDVADTLINCLRAFADMLPHIRAKHENMYQAAKRGFATATDLADYLVRKGMAFRDAHEVVGQAVRLGLDTDRDLSELNLSELQAFSQLIEADVFAILTLEGSVASRKLIGGTAPDTVRLAIAAAKKAMEAQNNG, from the coding sequence ATGACCACTGTAAATACCGAAAAACTTTCCAGCGCCCGCTTTGCCGAAGCCACTGATGCTTTTGTGGAAGAATTTACCGCCTCGGTGGGTTTTGACTGGCGCATGGCGCAGCAGGATATTCAAGGCTCGTTGGCGCATGCTGCCATGCTGTGTAAAATTGGTATCCTCACCGAGCAAGAGCTTGCCGATATTCAACGCGGATTGGCACAAATTAGCGAAGAAATACAGCGCGGTGAGTTTGTCTGGTCGGTTAAGCAGGAAGATGTGCATATGAACATCGAAGCGCGCTTAACCGATTTAATCGGCATTGCTGGTAAAAAATTACATACGGGTCGTTCGCGTAATGATCAGGTGGCGACCGATATTCGCTTATATTTGCGTAGCGAAATTACCACCATACAACAGCAACTGCGCCGCTTACAGCTCGCATTGTTAACAGTAGCTGAACGTGAGGCCGATACCATCATGCCCGGCTTTACCCATTTACAGGTGGCGCAGCCAGTGACCTTTGGTCACCATTTGATGGCATGGTTCGAAATGCTCAGTCGCGATCACGAACGCTTGCAAGATTGTTATAAGCGCGTCAACATTATGCCTTTGGGTGCTGCTGCATTAGCGGGTACCAGTTATCCGCTGGATCGGTTTATGACGGCTGAGTTATTGGGTTTTAGCCGACCATCTAATAATTCCCTGGATTCGGTGAGTGATCGTGATTTTGCCATTGAATTTGCTGCAGTCGGCAGTTTGATTATGCTGCATTTATCGCGGTTTTCGGAAGAACTGGTGTTATGGGCCAGTGCGCAGTTTAATTTTATCGATATACCCGATGCCTTCTGTACCGGCTCTTCCATTATGCCGCAAAAAAAAAATCCCGATGTGCCGGAACTGGTTCGTGGTAAGTCTGGTCGGGTTACCGGGCATTTAATGTCGCTGTTAATGCTGATGAAAAGTCAGCCACTGGCTTACAATAAAGATAATCAGGAAGATAAAGAGCCGTTATTTGATGTCGCAGATACCCTGATTAATTGTTTACGCGCCTTTGCTGATATGCTGCCACATATTCGTGCCAAACACGAGAACATGTATCAGGCGGCAAAGCGTGGTTTTGCAACGGCTACCGATTTGGCGGATTATCTGGTACGCAAGGGTATGGCTTTCCGTGATGCACATGAAGTTGTTGGGCAGGCAGTGCGCTTGGGTTTAGATACTGACCGGGATTTGTCCGAATTAAATTTATCAGAATTACAAGCGTTTTCCCAGCTGATAGAGGCTGATGTATTTGCTATTCTGACTTTGGAAGGTTCGGTGGCTTCACGGAAATTGATCGGTGGCACGGCACCTGATACCGTGCGGTTAGCGATTGCAGCTGCTAAAAAGGCTATGGAAGCTCAAAATAACGGGTAA
- a CDS encoding type IV pilin protein, with the protein MQIKTMAGFTLLELMIAIGIIGILTSIAIPSYTGYIAQSNRTDAKSSLLQLAQLLERNYTEAGYYNKDSTGTAFSASPPITNSPQSGTALYTLSWSLSYGTYTLTATPVTGTVQAKDSCGSFVLDNFGTKSIASGGTNATASSCWAH; encoded by the coding sequence ATGCAGATTAAAACAATGGCGGGTTTTACTTTACTGGAGCTAATGATAGCAATAGGGATTATTGGTATTTTGACCTCTATTGCCATCCCCAGTTATACCGGTTATATTGCCCAATCCAATCGTACCGACGCAAAATCGTCTTTATTGCAACTGGCTCAATTACTGGAGCGAAACTACACGGAAGCTGGCTACTATAATAAAGATTCAACGGGTACCGCATTTTCTGCCTCTCCACCAATTACTAACTCACCACAATCGGGTACAGCTTTGTATACGCTTAGTTGGTCCTTGTCATATGGCACCTATACTTTGACAGCTACGCCAGTAACCGGTACCGTTCAGGCAAAGGATAGCTGCGGTTCTTTTGTTTTGGATAATTTTGGCACTAAATCCATTGCTAGTGGTGGCACTAACGCTACCGCTTCGAGTTGTTGGGCGCATTAA
- a CDS encoding PilC/PilY family type IV pilus protein: MTQQISHTYSLNRFMFIALRNLAIAIILNNPVFAATTTPTANPANPPANTPPPVANGTTPSALLTISKDHESFYKAFDDYSDLTGDGVPDTTYINSVIYYGYFDSYKCYTYNTAPSYNYSLTGTKQATFEPTTAVDSNNYCNTGTITLTWSGNFLNWLTMTRMDVIRKILYGGLRTTDTGNSTSTDSTTKVTTTTPGVTVLARSYLPTDAHSFAKFYNGSDITKLTPYSSTTVSNGITFCNTTVDSVSPSQVYSQSITAPPVFRVALGNYSMWANNEGWQCKWSSETTYANGNNQTYSGLPAISTVPDSTTITPNVYNVLVAVCASPTLIGHENCKTYPDGTLKPIGLLQTYGDNNQMNFGLMTGSYAKNTNGGVLRKNLGTFTDEVNINTNGTFNAAPTGTAPTANIKPSGTGPVGIVNTLNLLRLYGYNHSTSQYFKTATTSGGGYSVTASAFNDKTANCSWGLMSATGGSFPDGSCSNWGNPQAEMFLEALRYLGNQDASGDFLPATSSTSMLDSSYISGLSVAATNYSTTNKILSVPSSQWCAKQSIINFTSSSTSYDANKLSGIADINGNSSSDPSSLTDTVGTTESIPGTSVFVGSLNTSLTDANNNILCTPKTVSKDGTTTVSLSTLNGTCPDAPSLLGTYQIAGLAWFGNTTDLEPTGVQGNQTVTTFGVALAPNLPSVTVAVPGSNTQTVSITPACQDNTTGLNCTATAFQIVSQSCTANSIVSSKVTNIINTSGSGLTSNTAMNCGLLYANFDDSAQGGDYDMDLWGTLIYVVTSTNVYITTQVFYESTNYSMSLGYILSGTNHDGYHAHSGINGYAFSDTNSGTLLIGSSGTGSNAYCTNCNPNTPFAQQLIGNPTTCPRNNPNCNTYQGDVATTVMYAPAATGTTSFLKQPLWYASKWGGFTYDSSSTVAATPTSNTPTKTTQWDSNNDGVPDHYFYATNPSSLSTSLAYAFQAALGQITSASSAALSSTTLTPTTSSTEFAAQFSSTDWHGDLFNVTIQSNGLINYKANGNTTCTIDNLDSNWDAANKIPAASARNIFTFNGTKGAAFLWPSLSTGITSASTTCNTNPSGSTTAQISCAQMHTLDTGLNGTVGPDSLGGLRLNWLRGDTSQELRNNGGIFRNRAVSASGQVNVLGDIVDSSPVYTQAEDYGFSKLPTSTTSTEQSGYATYVTNKAKRTPMVYVGANDGMLHGFQADISQTNSGVEQLAYIPAAVFGNLSSLTDPSYTHHFFVDGTPTVSDAYLNGSWQTVLVGGLNSGGSAIYALNISTPTSFTATNVMWEYSDTTGNLGLTYSQPQIARLNNGSWAAIFGNGYMSANGHAILYIVNLNTGDLITTIDTNFANANNGLSTPVLYDSNNDSIIDYVYAGDLQGNLWKFDLTDSVKANWAVANKASPLFTGIANNVYQPITVKPTLVANSIGGVNISFGTGSFISLADMSNTNQQTFYSVWDNPKAKSGTTLLRSNLVAQTLTAITGTSTTTSTCQNDSITNNLRTITNNTVDYTNSKVSGWYIDFISSGERVISQAVPLGAGILISSVVPSIDPCSAQGNGWLMDVNALSGGTTSPFGSTVANLAAYQLSFGMGSTPFVLTSSTGATSIGVQSGASGGGTTNNTTSIPGPTSSGACVNSVCRQFWQQIQ, encoded by the coding sequence ATGACACAACAGATAAGTCACACATATTCGCTGAACAGATTCATGTTTATAGCGTTAAGGAATTTGGCTATCGCTATTATCCTTAATAATCCTGTTTTTGCTGCCACCACAACTCCAACCGCCAATCCAGCCAATCCGCCTGCAAATACACCGCCCCCTGTTGCAAATGGTACTACACCCTCTGCTTTGTTGACTATTTCTAAGGATCACGAGTCGTTTTATAAAGCGTTTGATGATTATTCCGACCTGACCGGCGATGGAGTGCCTGATACAACCTATATCAACAGTGTTATCTATTATGGCTATTTCGACAGTTATAAGTGTTATACCTATAATACGGCGCCCAGTTACAATTATTCACTGACAGGTACTAAACAAGCAACATTTGAACCGACTACGGCTGTAGATAGTAATAATTACTGCAACACGGGAACTATTACTTTAACTTGGAGCGGTAATTTTCTTAACTGGTTAACCATGACACGCATGGATGTAATCCGTAAAATTCTATATGGAGGTTTACGCACGACTGATACCGGAAATTCCACCAGTACCGATAGCACTACTAAAGTTACTACCACAACTCCTGGCGTCACCGTGCTGGCTCGTAGTTATTTGCCAACAGACGCGCATAGTTTTGCCAAATTCTATAATGGTTCGGATATCACTAAGTTAACACCTTATAGCTCAACAACTGTAAGTAATGGGATAACTTTTTGCAATACCACTGTCGATAGTGTAAGTCCCAGTCAGGTTTATTCACAATCTATCACCGCGCCGCCCGTGTTTAGAGTGGCGTTGGGTAATTACAGTATGTGGGCCAATAATGAAGGTTGGCAATGCAAGTGGAGTTCGGAAACCACTTATGCGAATGGTAATAACCAAACCTACTCGGGTTTGCCAGCAATTTCCACTGTCCCTGATAGTACGACTATTACCCCCAATGTTTATAATGTGTTGGTAGCCGTGTGTGCATCGCCAACGCTGATAGGGCATGAAAACTGTAAAACTTATCCAGACGGCACACTGAAACCTATCGGTTTACTGCAAACCTATGGCGATAATAACCAAATGAATTTTGGTTTGATGACCGGTTCTTATGCCAAAAATACGAATGGCGGGGTATTACGTAAAAATCTAGGTACATTTACTGATGAAGTGAATATCAACACCAACGGCACATTTAACGCTGCACCCACTGGCACCGCGCCCACGGCCAATATTAAGCCTAGCGGTACTGGACCGGTTGGTATTGTTAATACGCTGAATTTGCTGCGTTTATATGGTTATAACCACAGCACTAGCCAGTATTTTAAAACGGCAACCACTAGTGGCGGTGGATATAGTGTGACAGCTTCAGCCTTTAATGATAAAACCGCTAATTGCAGTTGGGGGTTGATGAGTGCGACCGGTGGCAGTTTTCCAGATGGCAGTTGCAGTAACTGGGGTAATCCACAGGCGGAAATGTTTTTGGAAGCGTTGCGTTATTTAGGTAATCAGGATGCAAGTGGTGATTTTTTACCCGCAACCAGTTCTACCTCCATGTTAGATTCCTCTTATATATCCGGTTTGTCGGTTGCCGCAACCAATTACAGTACAACAAACAAAATTTTGAGTGTACCTAGTTCGCAGTGGTGCGCCAAACAAAGCATTATCAATTTTACCTCCAGCTCTACGTCGTATGATGCTAATAAACTGAGCGGTATTGCCGATATTAATGGAAATTCCTCTAGTGATCCCAGTTCCTTAACTGATACAGTGGGAACGACTGAAAGCATACCTGGAACGTCTGTTTTTGTCGGCTCGTTAAATACTAGTCTAACCGACGCAAATAATAATATATTGTGTACGCCAAAAACTGTTAGTAAAGACGGTACCACAACGGTTAGTTTAAGTACCCTGAATGGTACTTGTCCCGATGCTCCCTCACTATTGGGTACGTACCAAATTGCTGGCCTAGCCTGGTTTGGTAATACCACCGATTTGGAGCCCACTGGAGTACAAGGCAATCAGACTGTCACCACTTTTGGTGTGGCTTTAGCGCCGAATTTACCCTCTGTTACTGTGGCCGTGCCAGGCTCTAATACTCAGACTGTTAGCATAACTCCAGCTTGTCAGGACAATACAACGGGCCTTAATTGTACAGCGACTGCTTTTCAAATAGTTTCGCAAAGTTGTACGGCTAATTCCATTGTCAGTAGCAAGGTTACTAACATCATAAACACCAGTGGATCAGGGTTGACATCGAATACAGCGATGAATTGTGGCTTACTGTATGCCAACTTCGATGATAGTGCACAGGGCGGTGATTATGATATGGATCTGTGGGGTACTTTAATTTATGTGGTGACCTCGACTAACGTTTATATCACCACGCAAGTATTTTACGAATCAACAAACTATTCGATGAGCCTGGGTTATATACTCTCGGGTACTAATCATGATGGTTACCATGCGCATAGTGGTATCAATGGTTATGCCTTTTCCGATACAAATTCTGGTACTTTGTTAATAGGTTCGTCAGGTACTGGAAGTAATGCCTATTGTACTAACTGTAATCCTAATACGCCATTTGCTCAACAATTAATAGGTAATCCTACTACTTGTCCTAGGAATAACCCAAATTGTAATACCTATCAAGGTGATGTGGCCACTACTGTTATGTATGCTCCAGCTGCGACAGGCACTACCTCTTTTTTAAAGCAACCACTCTGGTATGCCTCTAAATGGGGTGGATTTACTTATGATTCTTCCAGTACTGTTGCTGCTACACCCACCTCTAATACACCAACCAAAACAACGCAGTGGGATAGCAATAACGACGGAGTGCCGGATCATTATTTCTACGCAACTAATCCAAGTTCTCTGTCCACTTCGCTAGCTTATGCTTTTCAAGCGGCATTAGGTCAAATTACTTCTGCCTCATCTGCGGCATTAAGCTCGACTACGCTGACACCAACAACTTCCTCTACTGAGTTTGCCGCTCAATTCAGCTCAACTGACTGGCATGGTGATTTGTTTAATGTCACCATACAAAGCAATGGTTTGATTAACTATAAAGCCAATGGCAACACCACTTGCACTATCGATAACCTGGACTCAAACTGGGATGCCGCCAATAAAATACCTGCCGCCAGTGCCCGTAATATATTTACCTTTAATGGTACCAAAGGCGCTGCATTTTTATGGCCAAGCCTGTCGACCGGGATAACCTCTGCCAGTACCACGTGTAACACGAATCCAAGCGGTAGTACTACAGCACAGATAAGCTGCGCACAGATGCATACACTGGATACTGGGCTTAATGGTACGGTCGGTCCGGATTCCTTGGGTGGTTTACGTTTAAACTGGTTACGCGGCGATACTTCACAGGAATTACGCAATAATGGCGGTATCTTTCGTAATCGAGCTGTTTCTGCATCAGGCCAAGTCAATGTGTTGGGTGATATTGTCGATTCATCGCCCGTGTATACACAGGCGGAAGATTATGGCTTCAGTAAATTACCGACTTCTACCACAAGTACCGAACAATCCGGTTATGCTACTTATGTAACCAATAAAGCCAAGCGCACCCCAATGGTCTATGTAGGTGCTAATGACGGTATGCTGCATGGCTTTCAAGCCGATATAAGTCAGACCAATTCCGGTGTTGAACAGCTGGCGTATATTCCCGCTGCGGTGTTTGGTAATTTGAGTAGTTTGACCGATCCTTCCTATACACATCATTTCTTTGTGGATGGTACACCCACTGTGAGTGATGCTTATCTGAATGGTAGTTGGCAGACGGTATTAGTGGGTGGCTTAAATTCAGGTGGAAGTGCCATTTATGCCCTGAATATTAGCACTCCAACCAGTTTTACTGCCACAAATGTGATGTGGGAGTATAGCGATACAACTGGCAATTTAGGATTAACCTATTCACAGCCGCAAATTGCACGACTTAACAATGGTTCGTGGGCAGCAATTTTTGGCAATGGTTATATGAGTGCCAACGGCCATGCCATTTTATATATTGTTAATTTGAATACGGGAGACTTGATTACTACTATTGATACTAATTTTGCCAATGCCAACAACGGCCTTTCCACTCCAGTACTTTATGATAGTAATAATGATTCCATCATAGATTATGTGTATGCTGGTGATTTACAGGGCAATTTATGGAAGTTTGATTTAACAGATTCGGTTAAAGCAAATTGGGCGGTGGCAAATAAAGCTAGCCCATTATTTACTGGCATTGCTAATAATGTTTATCAACCCATTACGGTTAAACCTACTTTGGTAGCCAATTCTATAGGTGGTGTTAATATAAGTTTTGGTACTGGTAGTTTCATATCACTGGCCGATATGTCAAATACCAACCAACAAACTTTTTACAGTGTTTGGGATAATCCTAAAGCGAAATCGGGAACTACGCTTTTACGTAGTAATTTAGTAGCGCAAACGCTAACGGCTATTACTGGTACAAGCACAACAACATCAACGTGTCAGAATGATTCAATCACCAATAATCTGCGAACTATTACCAATAATACGGTTGATTACACCAATAGCAAAGTTTCTGGATGGTATATTGATTTCATTTCTTCAGGAGAGCGTGTTATTTCGCAAGCCGTGCCTTTGGGGGCAGGGATTCTAATTTCCTCCGTTGTACCATCAATTGATCCTTGTAGTGCGCAAGGTAATGGCTGGTTAATGGATGTGAATGCGTTGTCTGGCGGTACAACCTCTCCATTTGGTTCAACTGTCGCTAATTTAGCCGCTTATCAGCTGAGTTTTGGTATGGGCAGTACGCCGTTCGTATTAACTTCAAGCACAGGGGCGACTTCTATTGGGGTGCAAAGTGGGGCTTCGGGTGGTGGTACAACCAATAACACGACAAGTATTCCAGGACCCACCTCTTCAGGTGCCTGTGTAAATAGTGTATGCAGGCAGTTTTGGCAACAAATTCAGTAA
- a CDS encoding PilX N-terminal domain-containing pilus assembly protein, with the protein MTTVCIIPSRTSVKLPGFQRQGGAVLLTALLLLVMLALLGVNVAQTGSLEERMAGNARKRELAFEQAEAALAYVQNNLTTNANITAIPAPTGLTGNTCGSVCKTGMYQINLCNPNTANYWNGTGDLDCNGTKQSFAWSDTTAALPLSVTAGPPWYIVERLPDTTVSSGTQKNYRVTVYGTGDSNTNQSVILQALFTK; encoded by the coding sequence ATGACTACAGTTTGCATAATCCCTAGCCGTACATCAGTTAAATTACCCGGTTTTCAGCGGCAGGGCGGGGCGGTATTGCTAACCGCATTGCTGCTGTTAGTCATGCTGGCTTTGCTGGGAGTGAATGTTGCTCAGACAGGTAGTTTGGAAGAACGCATGGCAGGTAATGCTCGTAAGCGCGAACTGGCATTTGAGCAGGCAGAAGCGGCTCTGGCTTATGTACAGAATAATTTGACCACCAATGCCAATATTACCGCCATTCCAGCGCCGACAGGTCTCACTGGAAATACCTGCGGATCTGTTTGTAAAACAGGCATGTATCAAATTAATCTATGTAACCCTAATACCGCCAATTATTGGAATGGCACAGGCGATTTGGATTGTAATGGTACAAAGCAGTCTTTTGCCTGGAGTGACACCACTGCAGCCTTACCATTATCTGTAACCGCTGGCCCACCCTGGTATATTGTGGAGCGCTTGCCGGATACCACGGTTAGCTCCGGTACGCAGAAGAATTACCGTGTTACCGTGTATGGCACAGGGGATAGTAATACTAATCAGAGTGTTATATTGCAAGCTTTGTTTACTAAATAG